In Alosa sapidissima isolate fAloSap1 chromosome 4, fAloSap1.pri, whole genome shotgun sequence, the following are encoded in one genomic region:
- the rad18 gene encoding E3 ubiquitin-protein ligase RAD18 isoform X3, with protein sequence MTEHDLRNNRILDDLVKSFQDARKQLSQVQFDSPPISPKTPSSAVKRKAPATPAQQRGPKKDGSVLSHFFQKQPCAASSSASEPGGEHEAPAPRGKRARTSALRTAGLTVKQEPVEEEVPRASPREQAAQHASTSTKFQVKEEKTNCELSSPSTSMDLTPVVKVECPVCEVPVSQQHINKHLDTCLRSEEKKDSLRSSGRRKPMAKVVYNLLSLVELRRRLRECHLPTQGTKEQLIRRHQEFLHIYNAECDAQEPRSAEVIAKEVEMNERMRLQLDKTNKTTGLVFRKDQTEEEIEAVHSNYRKQHSSEFSRLVAQVKGRMETSKRARQIKQEKEAASEETSREANLTEAVEQSPTHQGTVAAREKPAPDTNPSLTEIRSRSPSPSPSEVSISSSVSDVFS encoded by the exons AAAGCAGTTGTCCCAGGTCCAATTCGACTCGCCCCCCATTTCGCCCAAGACTCCCTCCTCAGCTGTCAAGCGCAAAGCTCCAGCAACGCCGGCGCAGCAGAGGGGCCCCAAAAAGGACGGCTCTGTCCTCTCGCACTTTTTCCAGAAGCAGCCCTGCGCCGCGTCGAGCTCGGCCTCTGAGCCCGGAGGGGAGCACGAGGCGCCAGCTCCCCGTGGCAAACGGGCGCGCACCTCCGCTCTCCGCACCGCCGGGCTCACGGTGAAGCAGGAGCCTGTGGAGGAAGAGGTGCCTCGGGCCAGTCCGAGGGAGCAGGCCGCGCAACACGCCAGCACATCCACCAAGTTCCaggtgaaggaggagaagaCGAACTGTGAGCTCAGCTCTCCGTCCACCTCCATGGACCTCACGCCAGTGGTCAAAG TGGAGTGTCCGGTGTGTGAGGTTCCTGTCTCTCAGCAGCACATTAACAAGCACCTGGACACCTGTCTCAGGAGCGAGGAGAAGAAGGATTCCCTGCGAAG ctCTGGGCGACGGAAGCCCATGGCCAAAGTGGTGTATAATTTGCTGTCTCTGGTGGAACTGAGGAGGAGACTGCGCGAGTGCCACCTGCCCACACAGGGCACTAAGGAGCAGCTGATCAGGCGCCACCAGGAGTTTCTGCACATCTACAACGCCGAGTGTGACGCCCAGGAGCCCCGCTCTG CTGAAGTCATTGCAAAGGAGGTGGAGATGAATGAGAGGATGAGGCTGCAGTTGGACAAGACAAATAAAACG ACTGGTTTGGTTTTCAGAAAGGATCAAACTGAAGAGGAGATTGAGGCAGTGCACTCCAACTAcc GGAAGCAGCACAGCAGCGAGTTCTCCCGTCTGGTGGCTCAGGTCAAAGGGCGAATGGAGACGTCCAAGAGGGCTCGGCAGATCAAGCAGGAGAAGGAGGCAGCCAGTGAGGAAACGAGCCGTGAAG CAAACCTGACAGAAGCAGTGGAGCAAAGCCCTACTCATCAAGGGACTGTGGCGGCCAGAGAGAAGCCAGCCCCAGACACAAATCCCTCCCTGACAGAGATCAGATCAAGGTCACCTAGCCCATCCCCAAGTGAGGTGTCCATAAGCAG CTCAGTTTCAGATGTATTCAGCTGA